A single genomic interval of Stieleria maiorica harbors:
- a CDS encoding glycoside hydrolase family 5 protein translates to MKITTLCTWIRFTVLFATFVGAPLAAADPGGSTERSVVFDANRRLGRGVNLGNFLEVPRDQNWGVDIAESHLKLIRQAGFDSIRMPVKWSDYAATEAPYTIEPAFFARIDRWLDRAEQEKLNVVLNIHHYDGLDDDPESHAERFAAIWKQIAERYRSRGDWLYFELHNEPHDQLNDHWNAILREGLAAVRQSNPTRPVIVGPIRWNRIAELPQLDLPDDPNLIVTVHMYNPHEFTHQGASWAGPEVRSIRGRMWGSDQERAALEEEFQKAGEWGKSNSRPLFLGEFGAYGAAPQESRVRWTRAVVEQAEKHQMSWAYWEFAAGFGVYDLDKMQWREDLLGALMPSQ, encoded by the coding sequence ATGAAGATCACTACGCTGTGCACATGGATCCGATTCACTGTCCTGTTCGCCACGTTCGTCGGAGCCCCCCTGGCTGCCGCCGATCCGGGAGGGAGCACTGAACGAAGCGTTGTTTTTGACGCCAACCGTCGCTTGGGACGCGGTGTCAACCTTGGCAATTTTCTGGAGGTGCCGCGTGATCAAAACTGGGGCGTCGATATTGCAGAGTCCCATTTGAAGCTGATCCGTCAGGCCGGGTTCGATAGCATCCGAATGCCGGTCAAGTGGTCCGACTACGCCGCGACCGAAGCCCCCTATACCATCGAGCCGGCGTTTTTCGCGAGGATTGACCGCTGGCTCGATCGGGCCGAGCAGGAAAAGCTGAATGTGGTCCTGAATATCCATCACTACGACGGGCTGGATGATGATCCGGAATCGCATGCTGAACGGTTCGCCGCGATCTGGAAGCAAATTGCCGAACGATATCGGTCGCGGGGCGATTGGCTGTACTTCGAATTGCACAACGAACCACACGACCAACTGAACGACCACTGGAACGCCATCCTGCGGGAAGGTCTGGCTGCTGTTCGCCAGAGCAATCCGACACGCCCGGTGATCGTAGGGCCGATTCGGTGGAACCGCATCGCAGAGCTACCGCAGCTGGACCTGCCCGACGATCCCAACTTGATCGTCACCGTGCACATGTACAACCCGCACGAATTCACGCATCAGGGCGCCTCTTGGGCCGGGCCGGAGGTACGGTCGATTCGTGGACGAATGTGGGGAAGCGACCAGGAACGTGCCGCACTGGAAGAAGAATTCCAGAAAGCCGGCGAGTGGGGGAAGTCGAATTCGCGGCCCCTCTTCCTGGGCGAGTTCGGGGCCTACGGAGCTGCGCCGCAGGAAAGCCGCGTTCGCTGGACACGAGCCGTTGTCGAACAGGCCGAAAAGCACCAAATGAGTTGGGCCTACTGGGAATTCGCAGCCGGATTTGGTGTCTATGATTTGGACAAAATGCAATGGCGAGAGGACTTGCTGGGAGCCCTGATGCCGTCGCAATGA
- a CDS encoding ThuA domain-containing protein: MKAWILTLITLLAVSPTMAEPLVYEGTEGIGKGKHIVFIANDHEYRSEQTCPLLAKILAKHHGFRCTVLFGVDQQGTIKPGARAVPGMEALADADMLFFFTRFMNLPDEQADRLVDYFESGGPVVGVRTSTHCFNGQQGKWAKLNFNYSGDDYHGGLGEQVFGNTWEKERGQSHYGSNHQMGSRITAVAGAENHPILTGVDQIHAYSGAYKSHPPADAVELLQVQVLNTFGPSEDINTEKPLVNAGWTRDSYTAPSGEKKDARVVYTSFGASEDLLSEDGRRFLVNACLWACGLEDTIKPNLDVSIVGEYAPSPYTNGAFYYEGVKPLDLAGWDSRVMPDSAPLAAVGEAKNARKQLRILDNRPELKAQLAEQYPDLYGPDAKLPPAPPRKKNR; this comes from the coding sequence ATGAAAGCCTGGATCTTAACACTCATCACTTTACTGGCCGTCTCACCGACGATGGCCGAACCATTGGTCTATGAAGGCACCGAGGGGATTGGCAAGGGCAAGCACATCGTGTTCATCGCCAATGATCATGAATACCGCAGCGAGCAGACGTGTCCGTTGTTGGCAAAGATCTTGGCCAAACATCACGGATTCCGCTGTACCGTTCTGTTCGGCGTTGATCAGCAGGGCACGATCAAGCCGGGGGCACGCGCCGTGCCCGGCATGGAAGCACTCGCCGACGCCGACATGCTGTTCTTTTTCACGCGGTTCATGAATCTGCCCGACGAACAAGCGGACCGGTTGGTCGACTACTTCGAAAGCGGCGGCCCGGTCGTCGGCGTGCGAACCTCGACGCACTGCTTCAACGGGCAACAAGGAAAATGGGCGAAGCTGAATTTCAATTACTCCGGCGATGACTACCACGGAGGCCTGGGAGAGCAAGTCTTCGGAAACACGTGGGAAAAGGAACGCGGCCAAAGCCATTACGGTTCGAATCATCAAATGGGCAGCCGGATCACAGCGGTTGCCGGTGCCGAGAACCATCCGATCCTGACGGGCGTCGATCAGATTCACGCCTATTCGGGTGCCTACAAGTCGCACCCGCCGGCCGATGCGGTCGAACTGCTGCAGGTCCAGGTGCTCAACACGTTCGGCCCCAGCGAGGACATCAATACCGAGAAGCCCCTGGTCAACGCCGGTTGGACGCGTGACTCGTACACCGCGCCCTCCGGAGAGAAAAAGGACGCGCGGGTTGTCTACACTTCTTTTGGCGCCTCGGAAGACCTACTCAGCGAAGACGGACGTCGATTTCTCGTCAACGCATGTCTGTGGGCGTGCGGATTGGAGGACACGATCAAGCCGAACTTGGACGTCAGCATCGTGGGCGAGTATGCACCGAGCCCCTACACCAACGGCGCGTTTTATTATGAAGGTGTCAAACCACTGGACCTGGCCGGATGGGATTCGCGCGTGATGCCCGACAGTGCGCCGTTGGCTGCAGTAGGCGAGGCGAAGAATGCACGCAAGCAATTGCGAATTTTGGACAATCGTCCGGAGTTGAAGGCGCAGCTTGCCGAACAATACCCCGACCTTTACGGCCCCGACGCCAAGCTTCCGCCGGCACCGCCGAGAAAGAAGAACAGGTAA
- a CDS encoding YdeI/OmpD-associated family protein — MKRFKTVDEFIDGCESWHEELKRLREILLSTELEETVKWGAPCYTYQGKNLVGIGAFKSYFGLWFFQGGLLSDPEGVLINAQDGKTKAMRQWRFNSKKEIKSRTIKAYVKEGIRLQIEGHEIKPERGKPLTVPPELKQALARNKTASIAFEGLSQGKQREYADYITDAKRDATKASRIEKIVPMIANGQGLNDKYR; from the coding sequence ATGAAACGCTTCAAGACGGTGGATGAGTTCATCGATGGCTGTGAAAGCTGGCACGAGGAATTGAAACGGCTGCGTGAGATCCTGCTGTCGACGGAACTGGAAGAAACCGTCAAGTGGGGCGCGCCTTGTTACACCTACCAGGGTAAGAACCTGGTGGGGATCGGGGCGTTCAAATCCTATTTCGGGCTGTGGTTCTTCCAAGGCGGCTTGCTGTCGGACCCCGAAGGCGTGTTGATCAACGCCCAGGATGGCAAAACCAAAGCCATGCGTCAGTGGCGATTCAATTCGAAGAAGGAGATCAAGAGCCGCACGATCAAGGCGTATGTCAAGGAAGGGATCCGATTACAGATCGAGGGACACGAGATCAAGCCGGAACGCGGCAAGCCGTTGACCGTTCCGCCGGAATTGAAGCAGGCATTGGCCCGAAACAAAACGGCTAGCATCGCCTTCGAGGGACTCAGCCAAGGCAAACAACGCGAGTACGCCGACTACATCACCGATGCCAAACGCGATGCGACGAAAGCGTCACGTATCGAGAAGATTGTTCCGATGATCGCGAACGGCCAAGGGCTGAACGACAAGTATCGCTGA